TCGCAGCCTACGCCCTCCCCACCTCCGCCCACCCACTCCAAAGCGGTCCCGCGGTCGATGACGTCTTCCTCCTCACCCCCGCGACGAACACTCCCGACAGGTATCACACCGGCTCGTCACAGAGCGCCCAGTTGGCGATCGTCAATCTCCGCGGCTCCTTCGTAGACAACCACCCCTCAGGCATCCAGGTCGAAGGGCTCACCGTGCAATCGATCATCGGCACCCTCCACGCCGCCCTCCCGCAGGTCACCGGCGTCCGTTTCCTCGTAGACGGCCAGCCTCACGACACCCTCGCCGGCCATGCCGACCTGCTCCGCACCTACCCCGCAGTCGACACCACCTCTCACCCAGCCCCACCCACCGAAGCTCCTCAGCTATAAAAGAAAGAGCATAAATAGTTCATTCGTCGCCTCGACTATTGTTCTTGCCGTTCCACGTTCTGCCGTCATCCTGAGCGCAGCGAAGGACCCCGAAGGTCTCCGGCCCTTCACAACCTTCCGAACCTTTCCGCCAAAAAAGAATGTTCAACAATAACAAGAGCTTCAGCAGAAAGAACCAGCCCTGAGCAAGAGAAACAGCCCTCAACAAAAAAGAAAGCAGCTTCAGCAATAAAACAACCATGACCGAAAGCCCCGCAGCCAATCCAAACACCGCAAAATCCCTCACCATCGGCGTCTTCGACTCAGGCTTCGGCGGCCTCACCGTCCTCCGCGCGCTCCTCCCGCTCATCCCACACGCCCACTACCTCTTCCTAGGCGACACCGCACGTCTCCCCTACGGCTCCAAGTCCCGCGAAACCGTCGCTCGCTACGCCGTCTCCAGCGCAAAGTTCCTCCACGCACAAGGAGCCGACCTCCTCGTTATCGCCTGCAACACCGCCACTGCCCTCGCCCTGCCAGATATCCAGCAAGCCCTGCCCATCCCCGTCATCGGCGTAGTCGAACCCGGAGCCCAGGCGGCCCTCGCAACCTCCAGCTTCCCCGACAGCCCCAACCACGTCCTCGTCCTCGCCACCCAAGCCACAGTCCAGTCCCACGCCTACACCCGCGCCCTCAACGCCCTCGGCCTCGAAGCCTGCGAAAAAGCCTGCCCCCTCCTCGTCCCCCTCGTCGAAGAGGGCTGGACCAACCACCCCGTCACCGACGAAGTTCTAAAAATCTACCTAACCGAAGCCCTTGCCGCCGCACCCGCCACGCAGACCCTCCTCCTCGGCTGCACCCACTACCCACTCATCGAGCCGGCCATCCACCGCACCCTCGACTCCATCGGCCATACCCTCACCATCATCGACTCCGCCGAAGCCACCGCCCGAGCCACCGCGACCCTCGTAGCCCAGCACTTCCCCAACCTCACCCCCACCGCCAAGCCCACCTGCACCTTCTACGCCACCGACTCCATAGAAAAATTCCAGCGCCTGGGCTCCAACTTCCTTGGCCAGCCCGTCACCGAAGTCAATCTAGTAGATCTCGGCGGCTAGCGCCCCAAGCCTAAGTTTGCGGCAAACTATCCGCATTGCCTTTAAGCTTTTGCTGTCATCCTGAGCGCAGCGAAGGATCCCGACGAACTCCGTCCAACCCTAGCCGCCCGACCCTTTCAACCCCACCCCAAGGTGGAACGAACCATCGAAGTCCAAGTGTGTCTGAAATATTTGATAGGCTGTCCTGATGAGTCCGCAGAACCGAATTGTCTTCACCGTTCTTGGAGCTTTATGGGTCGGAGGGTGGGGGTTTGCGTTCTACCGGTATCCTGAGTTTTTTGCTTCTATAAACCACCGCCTTGGACGGAAGATGTTTGCAACTCCGAGGTACATCGCGTTGCTTAGGGGATCGGAATTGTTGAAATGGTTCTCGCGGGTATCGGTATCATCTCGCTTTTCCTGATCAATTGGTAAAGCTGCCCGGTCGGGTTAGACCGACCAACGCAGATTTCAGACACCATCGAAGTCCAGACTTAAGTCTTCTCTTTCGAAGACTTTGACACAAAAACAAGGGGAAGGGGGAGGTACCTCGACCCACGAAACGGAGCCAACCAGATGCCTTACCTGCTCAAAACCGAACCCACCAAATACTCCTTCGAAGACCTCGAGCGCGATGGCGAGACCACCTGGGACGGCATCTCCAACCCCCAGGCCCTCCTCAACCTTCGTGGCATGAAGCCCGGAGAAAAACTCGTCATCTATCACTCCAACATCGGCAAAGCGGCCGTTGGCACCGCAAAAGTAGTCTCGGTAGACGCCACCGACCCCAAAAACCCGCAGGTACGCATCAAGCCCGTCAAGCGCCTCAAGACCGAGAAGCCCCTCGACGAGATCCGCACCGCCGCCGTCTTCAAAGACTCCATCCTCTTCCGCCAGTTCCGCCTATCCGTCGTCCCCCTCACCGACGCCCAATATGACTGGCTCACAATCGCGTAACCCCAATCACGTAGCCCGCAATTGAATACAGGAGGAATTGTGCGCGTCTTCGTGCAAAGATCATCGCTTGCTCTATTCGCGGTTCTCGTAGGCTCCATGCAAGCGCAGTCAACACCAGCGCTGCGTCATGGTCCAGCCTTCGGAACATTTAGCAACCTGCACTATATTGATCAAACCGGCGACGTAGTCGGTACCGAGATAACGATCATTCCTCAGCACAAAACGGCCTATGCAATCTTTCAGTGCTCCGAAGGCGCACCAAGCGATCCAGTCTTCGTCCCGGTGTCATTGAATGGCCGTCAGATCCAGTTCACGGTACACAGTCGGGACAAAAGTTGCGATGGAGTCTTCACTGGAACGATCACTGCTCGGGGCCTGAAGCTCGTTGCGCAAAGCGAAAACAAAGGCCCGAAAGAGTCCGAAGGTGGCGAACTCCTTTCGCGACGAGCGAGCTACTGGTCTCATTAGCGCAATCTAGTCCTGAGGCGTATCCAGCGACTCCGCTGAGCTATCCCTTCTTCAAGATCACCTTCTTCTCGAAGTAGGAAGCATTCGCCATATGGCAAGCCGCCGCCGCATGGTATCCAAACACCACGTCCTCCGCCACCGGCTTCCGCGACCGCACCGCATCGAAGAACGTAGCCAGGTGCGGCCGCAGCTCATCCCACGACGGTCCCTTCCAAGCCATCGTGTCATCCAACGGATGCTCCGCCAGAAACGCATCGTGCTCCGCATGCCACTGCTTCTCATACTGCGCATGCATCGCCGCCGGAAACCCATTGATCCCATAAGCCGGCGACCGATCCACTCCCAGCTGAGGAATCAACGTGACCGTATTGGTATTCGAAATCTCGATCACACCCTTCGGCCCCATCACCCGCGTCACCTCCGGCGTATCCGTCCCCAGTGTCAATCGCACCGTCACCGGCACACCGCTATATTCAAACTCCGTCACCATCAGGTCCGGCATATTCCGCCCATCCTTCCAGCGATAGATCCCCCCAATCGAATAAGCCCTGTCCGGAATTGCATTGATCCCAGTTACAAATTGCATCCCGCTCAGCAGATGCACCATCAGGTCACCCGCCATCCCAGTGCCGTACTCGTGAAACGCACGCCACCGCGCAAACGCAATCGGATCGAACGCCTTCTTCGGCGCACTCCCCTGCCACGTCGCCCAGTCCAGCGTCTCCGGCGAAAGATCCAACGGCGGCGGATACACCCACGCTCCACCCGGCGAGTTTCTCCCCAGCTGTAGCTCAACCTGATGCACCTCGCCAATCGCGCCCGAGTCGTACAACTCCTTCGCCTTCCCAAATACCTTCGAACTCACCCGCTGCGAACCCACCTGCACAAAGTTGTTGCTCCCCTTCACCGCCGCCACCATCTCTTCCCCCTCAGCGATCGTGTGCGACATCGGCTTCTCGCAATGCACATCCTTCCCCGCGCGAATCGCATCCACCGTGATCTGCTTATGCCAGTGATCTGGCACCGCAACAATCACCGCTTCGATATCCTTGTCCTCCAAAATGTCCTGATACCGCCGCGTCGTCTTGATATTCGCGCCCGCAATCTCCTTCGCCAATGTGTGCCGCCCGTCATACAGATCGCACGCCGCCACACACTGCGCCTGCGGCAGTGTCACCGCAGCCCTCAACAGCGAAGACCCTTGAATCCCCACGCCGATGCTCGCGAATCTTACCCGGTCCCCACTCGCCACCGGCTGCGCCTGCTCCTGCCCAAGCACCACCGCTCCCGGCAGAGCCGCCGCCATAGCCAACCCACTCCCCGTCTGTAAAAACCGTCTGCGCGAAAACTCCGACATCAAAATATCCTCCTCGAACAACGCCTCCACTATAGAAGAATCCGCCGCGCTCTCGTACCGCCCTCACCCTGCTATCCTTTCTGTTGGGCCGCGCCTCAGCCGCCAAGCCATCTCGAAAGGATCACCGCGCATCATGATTGACCTCAAAGGCAAAGTAGCCGTCGTCTTCGGCCTCGCCAACAAACGCAGCATCGCCTGGGGCATCGCCCAGAAGCTCTTTGAAGCCGGCGCCACCCTCGCCATCTGCTACCAGAACGAACGCCTCCAGCGCGAAGCCGAAGAGCTCGCCGCCGATCTCCCCGGAACAAAGACCTTCCGCTGCGACGTCTCCATCGACGCCGACATTGACGGCGTCATCGACCAGCTCAAATCCGCCTACGGCAAGATCGACATCCTCGTCCACTCCATCGGCTTTGCCCCGAACATCAAGAACAACGTTCTCAACACCGCCCGCGAAGACTTCCGCATCGCGCACGACATCAGCGTCTACTCCCTCATCGCCCTCGCTCGCGCCGCAGAGCCTCTCATGGCCGAAGGAAGCTCCATCCTCACCCTCACCTACTACGGCGCAGAAAAAGTCTTCCCCAACTACAACATCATGGGCGTAGCTAAAGCCGGACTCGAAGCCGCCGTCCGCTACCTCGCCTCCGACCTCGGAGCTAAAAAGATTCGCGTCAACGCGATCTCCGCCGGGCCCATCAAAACCCTCGCCGCCCGCGGTATCAGCGACTTCACCAGCATCCTCACCGCCGTCGAACAGCGCGCCCCACTCCATCGCAACGTCGATGCCTTAGAGGTTGGCAACACTGCTCTCTTCCTCTCGAGCCCCCTCGCCAGCGGCATCACCGGCGAAATCACCTTCGTCGACTGCGGCTTCAACATCACCGGTCTATAACAAAGGCCCCCCCGCGTATCACAACGTCACCGGCCACTACCACGGCAACCACACCCGATAGCAACCACCCAGCACGTCATCCTGAGCTGCGCAGGTCACAGTCTCATCGTGACCTGCGCAGCCGAAGGATCCCTGTATTTCGCATTTACTTTTCATCTTTCCCTCTTCCCGCTTCGTATATCCTTCTGTCCGTATAGACGGAGCCGACATGACGATCGCTGAAATTCTCCTCCAGGACTTCGACACCGAAATCTCCAACACCCGCCGCACCCTCGAGCGCGTCCCCGAGAACAAAAACAACTGGAAGTGTCACGACAAATCAATGCCTCTCGGCAGGCTCGCCATGCACTGCGCCACTCTTCCTATGTTCGGTTACTACATCCTGGAAGACGACGGCATGGATATGGCCACCTCCAAACGCCCACACATGGCTCTCGAGTTCACCACTCGCGAAAACGCGTTGAAGCAGCTTGAGGAATGCTCCGCCAAATGCCGTGCTTCCTTAGCCTCCGCCAGCGACGAGCGTCTCTCCACTTTGTGGAAGTTTTCTTACGGCGAACAAGTCATCTCCCACAAACCGCGCTCCCAATCCTTCCGCGAGATGTGCTTCGACCATCTCATCCACCATACCGCCCAGGTTGGAGTGTATCTCCGCCTCAACGACATCCCCGTCCCCGCACTCTACGGCCCCTCTGCCGACGAGCAATGGTCAGCCTGAGAGCAACCCTTCAGGCCGCACCTCAAGGCCGCTTGTAGACCACCCCATTCTTCATCACAAACAACACCTTCATAGTCGCCGAGATATCCACCAACGGATCTCCCGGCACTGCGATCACATCCGCATAGTACCCAGCCTTCAACTCCCCAATCTTCTCAGCCCAACCTAGCAGCTTCGCTCCATTCAGCAGGTCCGCCTGCAACACCGCCGCCGGCTTCATCCCAAACTCCACCATTAACTCCAACTCACGCGCCTGTGTCCCGTGCGGAAACGGCCCCACATCGCTCCCCACCGCCATCGGCACCCCCGCCGCCATCTGCTTCTTGAACTCTGCCGCATGATACGCAATCAACTGCCTCTCCCTCGCCTCTGCAGGCTTGCTCACAGCGTGGTCTGCGAAATACTCGCTGATCGCAAACGTCGGCACAGCATAAATCTGCTTCTCCTTCATCGCCCTCATAGTCGAATCGCTCAACTGATACGCATGATCGACCGAAGCCACCCCTGCCGCCACCGCAAATCCCGTCCCCGGCTCCCCTGTCGCATGCACCGCCACCCCCCGCCCCGAACCCACCCCACCACCCGTCCTTTCAGCCTCCTTCACCGCCGCTGCCAGCTCCGCCTCCGTGTACTGATACGGCGTCACAAACTCACCCTCCCGCACCCCATCCTTCCCCGTCTCATACACCTTCGTAAAGTCCGCGCCGCCCTTCCTCTGCTCCCGCATCACCTTCACGATCTCGTCACTCGAATCCGCGTAGTCCGCATTTGAAAGCACCCTCTGCGCCGGGTTATACCCAATCGCGTCCTCGTGCCCGCCGGTCAGATCGATCGCATTGCAACTCATCCGCATCCGCGGCCCCGGTATCAACCCGGAGTTGATCGCATTCCGCACCGCGACATCCGCGCAACCCGCACCCTCGGTACCCATATCGCGCTCCGCCGTAAATCCCGCCATCAAATCCGCCTTCGCCGCCCCCGCCGCAATCAATGTCCGCTCCGGCACACTCTCCTGCACTGTCTGCAAATCCTCCGCCCCCGGATGCAGAAACAGATGCACATGCGCATCGATCAACCCCGGCATCAGCGTCGCATCCCCCAGATCGATCACCTCTGCGCCGGCAGGTCGCTCCACGTGCGGACCCACCGCAACAATCCTCTCTCCCTCCACCAGCACCTCACCCGGAGCCACCAACTTCCCGGCAGCTACATCCAGCATCCGCGCCGCATGCAGCACCACCACATGCTTAGCTGGCCCTGCATCCTGCGCCAAGCAAATCGCCAACGCCGCAAAACCCGCAACCAACCCGCACACTAGTCCACAAAGAAGTTTTTTCATAGTTCCAGCAGCATACCGTGAAATCAGCCAGATCGCGCCCATCCTCACAACGCCGCAGCCACCGCGCCACATCCAACCTCCGTACGCAACCCGACCAGCGGCAAGCTGGAGTACACATGGAGGGAATATGAAAGCAACCTGGAAACACCACGAAGACAACAACGCTCTCGACGCCAAAGAGCGTAACGACCTTCCGGCCTCTGTCTACGCCTTTCCTGAGAAGCGCAAAGAGCCTCTTAGTAACGCCTCCCACGTCCGCAACGCCATCGCCCGCTTCGACCAGGTGAAGGATGTCACCGATCACGAACGCGAACAGGCCTTTGCCAATATCAAAGCTGCAGCCAAACACTACGGTGTAGAAATGCCCGAAACTGACTGGCACGATCTCGGTAAAAAACCACACACCGCCAACCCAAAACACAAAAAGTCAGCCTGACACAAACCTCGTCAAGCAGCACTCAAAACTACACCCGGGTGCCCGCATCTATGTTTTGCAATCGGGCATCCGGCGTGTTGCGACGCGGCATCCGGCGAAGCAGCCCACAACCAGTAGCCGGAGGTCCCAGCCAACCTGCCTTCTCCGCACATTCACCCCACACCAAGAACATCTGCCATTTCCCGCATCGCACACTTTCCAATTGACTTGACAATCCATCCGCGCTAAACACAACCATGCCCCGTCATCTTCCAGTCCTCCTTCGCCGGACGGCCATCCTCCTCGCGATCCTTACCTCTGCCGCGTTCGCCGCGAACCCCAAACTCATCATCCGTAACGCGCGCATCATGACCATGGCCGCCAACCAGCGCGAGCCTATCAACGGCTATCTCTCCATCGCATCAGACGGCACCATCCTCGCCGTCGCTGCCGGAGACCCGCCCGCCACCCTCCACGCCGACAAAGTCATCGACGCCCACGGCGACCTCATGATCCCCGGCTTCATCTCCGCGCACAGCCACCTTTGGCAAGCTGCCTACCGCGGCCTTGCAGCCGACAAAACTCTCCCCGGCTGGATCGACGATCTCTACGGAATCCACGCTGCCAAAGCGTCGCCCGAGGACATGTACTGGTTCGCTCTCCTCGGCTCGCTCGACCACCTTGAGCACGGCATCACCACCGCCTACAACTTCACCTACGGCGGCCGAGCCAAAACCGCAGAGCTAAACAATCAGTTCGAAGAAGCCCAGTTCCGCGGTGCATCAGAGTCCGGCATCCGCTTCGTGCATAGTTACGGACCCGACCGTATGTCTCCCTCAATCACCATCGATCAGGCACGCGCACGCCTCAAGACTTTCCTCGACTGGACCTCCGCCCAGCCAGCCAATCCGCACTTCCTCAGCGTCATGATCAGCGGCATGACCGCATTCAACAACACCTACCAGCAGGCAATGATGGAAGCTGCCATGATGAAGGAGTTCCACCTCGGCAATCAGACCCACTACATCGAAGCGCCCGACGACCAAGGCGAACAGCGCTCCAAGTTTCGTTGGATGATGGACAGCGGCCTGCTCAACAACCAGCTCATCTTCGGACACTTCATCCACTCCGACGAATTCATCCTCCAAGAGACCGCCAAAGCCGGCGCCTCCATGTCCTGGAACCCGCTCTCCAACGGCCGCCTCGCCTCAGGCGTAGCCGACATACCGAAGTACCTCAAGATGGGCATCCGCGTCGGCATGGGCGTCGACGGCGAAGCCAGCGCCGACCTCGCCGACCCCTTTGAAAACATGCGCACCGGCCTCTACGCAATCCACGACAAGTACGAAGACGCCTCCGTCATGAGTCCCTATCAGGTCCTCTGGCTGCACACGATGGGCTCCGCCGACGTCCTCAATATTAAAGACAAACTCGGCTCACTCGAACCCGGCAAGTTCGCCGACTTCCTCCTCATCAACCCGAAGCGTCTCGGCGTCTCGCTCGAAGACCCCTACGCAAACCTCGTCCTCATCGCCTCAGAGCGCGACATCGACAGCGTCTACGTCGGCGGCGAGCTCATGGTAGAGCACAATCAACTCCTCCACCACGACCTCGACAAAATCCAATCCGAGTCCAACCGTCGCGTCCTCGCACAACACTAGAGCAACGCCGCAGTTGTGTAGAGCCGCCTCTTGGCATTTTGTTTGTCATTCCCGAAGGGAATCTGCGGTTGCCTTCCTCCACACCAACATCAAATCCGCTCTAAGGAACCTCTGATTAGTGGTGCTCCCCAGTATTTGCTGTCATCCTGAGCGGGAGCGAAGGATCCCGACAGTCTTCACATACCCCATACCATCGAAGCTTTTCGACCCTCACCTCCGGGGCCTTAGCACCCACCCGCCACCAAACTTTCTACTTACGGCTTAAATCAGAGGTCCCTAAAGCCGGGTGCCCCATACATCGATTTTGATGTATGGGCATCGGGCGAAAGCCCGACCGCTCTCGTCCGCCACTCAAACATATTCGCAACAGGAAAGAATCTAACCAACCTTCTCCGTCAACTCAGCCCACCGCGCATACAGCCCATCCGCATCCTCCTGCGCCGCCTCCATCTCCGCAAGCGCCGCCGTCAACCGCTTCGCATCCACCGCCACCGCTGGATCCTCAATCATCTCCCGAGCCTTCTGCAGCCGATCCTCCGCCGCCTCCACCGCACCCTCAATCCCCGCATACTCCCTAGCCTCAAGATAAGAAAGTTTCTTCTTCCCGCCCGAACTCGAAGCCCCATTCGACCCATTCGAAACAGCAGCAGGCGAAACCGCAACCCCCGTAGCACCCGGAGCGATCGCCTCTTCCACCTTCACACCCCACCACTGCTCCCACTGCGAGTAATCCGCAAACATCTCCGAACCACCCCGCCCATCCAAACCCAGCACAATCGTCGACACCCGATCCAACATGTAACGATCATGGGTCACTAATACCAGAGCCCCCGTGTACTCGAGCAGACTCTCCTCCAGAATCTCCAGCGTCGCAATATCCAGATCGTTCGTCGGCTCGTCCAGCAGCAGCAGATCCGCAGGCTCCAGCATCAACTTCGCGATCAGCACCCGCGCCCGCTCGCCTCCACTCAGCCTCTCCACCGGCTGGTTCAGCTGCTCACTCGTAAACAAAAACTTCGTAGCATAGCTAGCCACATGCACCACGCGTCCCTGGTACACAACAGAGTCCGAATCCGGAGCCAGCGCCCGCCGCAGAGTCACACCCTCCTCCAGCTCACGCATCTGGCTGAAGTAGACAATCTTCAGCGAAGCCGCCTTCTTGATCGTCCCCGTCGAAGGCTCCAACTCGCCAGTCAACAACCGCAGCAGCGTAGTCTTCCCACTCCCATTCGGCCCCACCAGACCCACGCGCATCCCCGAGGTCACCAGAAAATTCAATCCCTCCACAATCTTCCGATCCCCCAGCACAACCGAGACATCCTCCAACTCCACCAGCCGCTTCGTCTGCCGATCCGTCGCCGAAAAATCAATCCCCGCACTCGATGTCTGCACCCGCGAGTTAACCTCTTTCAGCTGCCCAATCAGATCCTGCGCATTATCGATCCGCGCCTTCGCCTTCGTGCTCCTCGCCTTCGGCCCACGCCGCAGCCAGTCCACCTCAATCTTCACGCGATTCTTCAGCGCATCCTGCAGCTTGCTCTGTGCCTCCATATACGCCTGCTTGCCCTCAATAAACTTCGAGTAGGTCCCCTTCACCCGCAGCAGCCCCTCGGCATACACGCGATTCAGTTCCACTATCTCTGTCGCAACATTCTCAAGAAAATAACGATCATGGCTGATAAGCACACAAGCAAAACTACCCTCATTCAGCAGCTCCTCCAGCCACGCAATCCCGGCTAAGTCCAGATGGTTCGTCGGCTCATCCAGCAGCAGCACATCCGGATGCGTCACCACCGCCTCCGCAATCGCCAGTCGCTTCCGCCACCCACCGCTCAGCCGCGCCGCCTCCGCACTCAAATCCGGAAACCCCGTCCGCCCGCTCGTCTCCCGCAACCTCCCCTCATGCTCGCCCTCAGCCACCTTCGCCCGCACCAGCGCAGCCTCCAGCACCTCGCGCACCGTCACCCCCGGCGCAAACACCGACTCCTGCTCCACGTACCCCACCCGCGCCCGCTTCCGCACCGCCACATCCCCGGCATCAGCGTCTTCATCCCCCGCCAGCACCTTCAGCAGCGTAGACTTCCCCGCACCATTCGGCCCAATCAGCCCAATGCGATCCCCATCACTCACGGTAAAACTGATCTCACGAAACAAAGGCGTAGCGCCAAAGGCCTTAGTCAAACCCTGCGCATTTAAGATTGGTGGCATTCCTCCAGTTTACCGTCTGGACCACACCATTCCTAATCGTGCGAGCATAATCAGCGATTCAGTCGAATAAGCCGCATCTCAAGATCATGTCCTCCGCTAAATAAGTCGCGCATGCCAGCAGATTGCGGGGGCAACGGGTTCATAATGTCGAAGTCAATACATCACGGCACTGCGCGGAGGATAGACCTTGAAGATAAAGCCTTTCGGCACATTCCTTGTTGCACTCCTTTGCGTCACAATTGCGACTCAGTCCAGAGGGCAGAATCCGACGCCAGCCCCGGCAGGGGTTCCTGCTTCAGTTGCCACTGCACCTTCAACTCCTTCGCAAACAAAATCCTATGGACTGATCTCGGTGCCGGAGATCTACCCCGGCATCCTGGCCGGATACTTGCCGCAGGGGGCGTTGCCAAATAGTTTGGCTTTGGTTCCACCAGCACCCGTGCCGGGCACCGCTATTTATGCGCTGGACGAAGCTGTCAGCCGAGCCAGCCTCGCCCTGCAAGGGTCTCCGCGTTGGCAGCAGGCAACGAGCGATGCTGACCTTTCGTTCCCTCATGTAGCCGAAACCTTTTCCTGCTCCATCGGCATTCCGATTACCGAGGCCGAGACGCCGCATCTCTACATGTTGTTGCGGCGGTCATTTACCGATGCTGCGCTTTCCACCTATGCCGCCAAGAATCATTACAACCGAAGCCGTCCGTTTGCTGAAAATAACCGCCCCTCCTGCACTCCGAACGACGAAACGTCCTTGAGGAAAGATGGCTCATACCCATCGGGACACACAACGATCGGATGGGCTTGGGCCCTCATTCTGACTGAGATTGCTCCTGAACAGACCGACGCGATCCTGGCGCGCGGACGTTCATTCGGAGATAGTCGCCTGGTCTGCAACGTACATTGGCAAAGCGATGTAAACGAGGGAAGAATGATGGGTGCAGGCACAGTCGCAAGACTGCACGCTGACCCCGCCTTTCGCGCCGATCTCGACGCGGCTAAAACAGAATATGACGTAGCTCGCGCTAAAGAACTAAAACCCTCGCGCGACTGTGCTGCCGAAGCCGCTGCTCTCGCGACCCCTCTCGCGTTCGAGACAAAGCCAGTCGTGCATTGACACGATCCGGACACCAGCTAAATCGCAGTTCCACCCAGCGTGTCGCCCAGCCAACCAGCTAATCCAAATCGAAATCCCGCAACGGCCGATCCGTCAGCGGAGTCTCCTTCGCCTTCTTCACCGCCTCCGCAAACTTCTTCGCCATCACATCATCTTTGTTCTTCTGCGCATCCACGCTCTGCTGAAAGATAGAATCCCTCCGCGCATCCGCCTCGCGCAACGCCTTCGCCGCCTCACCAAAGTCCTCAAACATCTTCTTCTTGGGAGCGGACTTGTGCGCAATCACCGACCGCGTCACCGGGTCCACCTTCAACATCGCCCCACAATCCGGACACAT
This Tunturibacter gelidoferens DNA region includes the following protein-coding sequences:
- a CDS encoding GerMN domain-containing protein produces the protein MIPRYQRILFWSLIAGIFLMSAFLLRGCQQAHKRLAALNDATPIAAPTATSTEDVTLYLANDTEASITPTTESVALPQAPTLRARTLLEHLLAAYALPTSAHPLQSGPAVDDVFLLTPATNTPDRYHTGSSQSAQLAIVNLRGSFVDNHPSGIQVEGLTVQSIIGTLHAALPQVTGVRFLVDGQPHDTLAGHADLLRTYPAVDTTSHPAPPTEAPQL
- the murI gene encoding glutamate racemase codes for the protein MTESPAANPNTAKSLTIGVFDSGFGGLTVLRALLPLIPHAHYLFLGDTARLPYGSKSRETVARYAVSSAKFLHAQGADLLVIACNTATALALPDIQQALPIPVIGVVEPGAQAALATSSFPDSPNHVLVLATQATVQSHAYTRALNALGLEACEKACPLLVPLVEEGWTNHPVTDEVLKIYLTEALAAAPATQTLLLGCTHYPLIEPAIHRTLDSIGHTLTIIDSAEATARATATLVAQHFPNLTPTAKPTCTFYATDSIEKFQRLGSNFLGQPVTEVNLVDLGG
- a CDS encoding EVE domain-containing protein; translation: MPYLLKTEPTKYSFEDLERDGETTWDGISNPQALLNLRGMKPGEKLVIYHSNIGKAAVGTAKVVSVDATDPKNPQVRIKPVKRLKTEKPLDEIRTAAVFKDSILFRQFRLSVVPLTDAQYDWLTIA
- a CDS encoding Gfo/Idh/MocA family protein, whose translation is MSEFSRRRFLQTGSGLAMAAALPGAVVLGQEQAQPVASGDRVRFASIGVGIQGSSLLRAAVTLPQAQCVAACDLYDGRHTLAKEIAGANIKTTRRYQDILEDKDIEAVIVAVPDHWHKQITVDAIRAGKDVHCEKPMSHTIAEGEEMVAAVKGSNNFVQVGSQRVSSKVFGKAKELYDSGAIGEVHQVELQLGRNSPGGAWVYPPPLDLSPETLDWATWQGSAPKKAFDPIAFARWRAFHEYGTGMAGDLMVHLLSGMQFVTGINAIPDRAYSIGGIYRWKDGRNMPDLMVTEFEYSGVPVTVRLTLGTDTPEVTRVMGPKGVIEISNTNTVTLIPQLGVDRSPAYGINGFPAAMHAQYEKQWHAEHDAFLAEHPLDDTMAWKGPSWDELRPHLATFFDAVRSRKPVAEDVVFGYHAAAACHMANASYFEKKVILKKG
- a CDS encoding enoyl-ACP reductase FabI, translating into MIDLKGKVAVVFGLANKRSIAWGIAQKLFEAGATLAICYQNERLQREAEELAADLPGTKTFRCDVSIDADIDGVIDQLKSAYGKIDILVHSIGFAPNIKNNVLNTAREDFRIAHDISVYSLIALARAAEPLMAEGSSILTLTYYGAEKVFPNYNIMGVAKAGLEAAVRYLASDLGAKKIRVNAISAGPIKTLAARGISDFTSILTAVEQRAPLHRNVDALEVGNTALFLSSPLASGITGEITFVDCGFNITGL
- a CDS encoding DinB family protein; translated protein: MTIAEILLQDFDTEISNTRRTLERVPENKNNWKCHDKSMPLGRLAMHCATLPMFGYYILEDDGMDMATSKRPHMALEFTTRENALKQLEECSAKCRASLASASDERLSTLWKFSYGEQVISHKPRSQSFREMCFDHLIHHTAQVGVYLRLNDIPVPALYGPSADEQWSA
- a CDS encoding metal-dependent hydrolase family protein, whose protein sequence is MKKLLCGLVCGLVAGFAALAICLAQDAGPAKHVVVLHAARMLDVAAGKLVAPGEVLVEGERIVAVGPHVERPAGAEVIDLGDATLMPGLIDAHVHLFLHPGAEDLQTVQESVPERTLIAAGAAKADLMAGFTAERDMGTEGAGCADVAVRNAINSGLIPGPRMRMSCNAIDLTGGHEDAIGYNPAQRVLSNADYADSSDEIVKVMREQRKGGADFTKVYETGKDGVREGEFVTPYQYTEAELAAAVKEAERTGGGVGSGRGVAVHATGEPGTGFAVAAGVASVDHAYQLSDSTMRAMKEKQIYAVPTFAISEYFADHAVSKPAEARERQLIAYHAAEFKKQMAAGVPMAVGSDVGPFPHGTQARELELMVEFGMKPAAVLQADLLNGAKLLGWAEKIGELKAGYYADVIAVPGDPLVDISATMKVLFVMKNGVVYKRP
- a CDS encoding DUF6582 domain-containing protein, with translation MKATWKHHEDNNALDAKERNDLPASVYAFPEKRKEPLSNASHVRNAIARFDQVKDVTDHEREQAFANIKAAAKHYGVEMPETDWHDLGKKPHTANPKHKKSA
- a CDS encoding amidohydrolase family protein; the encoded protein is MPRHLPVLLRRTAILLAILTSAAFAANPKLIIRNARIMTMAANQREPINGYLSIASDGTILAVAAGDPPATLHADKVIDAHGDLMIPGFISAHSHLWQAAYRGLAADKTLPGWIDDLYGIHAAKASPEDMYWFALLGSLDHLEHGITTAYNFTYGGRAKTAELNNQFEEAQFRGASESGIRFVHSYGPDRMSPSITIDQARARLKTFLDWTSAQPANPHFLSVMISGMTAFNNTYQQAMMEAAMMKEFHLGNQTHYIEAPDDQGEQRSKFRWMMDSGLLNNQLIFGHFIHSDEFILQETAKAGASMSWNPLSNGRLASGVADIPKYLKMGIRVGMGVDGEASADLADPFENMRTGLYAIHDKYEDASVMSPYQVLWLHTMGSADVLNIKDKLGSLEPGKFADFLLINPKRLGVSLEDPYANLVLIASERDIDSVYVGGELMVEHNQLLHHDLDKIQSESNRRVLAQH